One Lactobacillus sp. CBA3606 DNA segment encodes these proteins:
- a CDS encoding helix-turn-helix domain-containing protein, which yields MEARILNLLKQPTLIEEKQKKQHCFVEDMPTYAINKALSKEEHARVLSNYFFRNKDIYISRHNRYADYPTHTHTFLEMNYMLQGHANEIVDDNKVTLNTGDLLLLDSGSTHSIAALGDDDLLINILFRTKNISIDLLNDLRRSNSVLYDFLLNQVVGKQDQSRDYLIFSKRRSSEITDTLNRIIEEYYLKKDFSNAIIQSYLSILLVQLVRKYPLNGPHQASKRRLMAIKILKDIATEYKTINLTTLATRYNYNKNYLSNMFKQEVGKPFSEVLTRQRLIQARTLITSSSAPIATIMEQVGISNKTFFYKKYQEYYHSVPSADR from the coding sequence ATGGAAGCACGTATTTTGAACCTTTTAAAGCAACCAACATTAATCGAGGAAAAACAAAAAAAACAGCATTGTTTTGTAGAAGACATGCCAACATACGCAATTAACAAAGCACTCTCTAAAGAAGAACATGCCCGTGTTCTCAGCAACTATTTCTTTAGAAATAAAGATATTTACATTAGCAGACACAATCGCTATGCCGATTACCCAACTCATACACACACCTTTTTGGAAATGAATTATATGTTACAAGGTCATGCTAATGAAATTGTTGATGATAATAAGGTTACTTTAAATACAGGTGATTTATTATTGCTAGATAGTGGTTCAACTCATTCAATCGCTGCTTTAGGCGATGACGATTTGCTCATAAACATTTTATTCAGAACTAAAAATATTAGCATCGATCTATTAAATGACTTGCGTCGCAGTAATAGTGTGTTATACGACTTTTTACTTAATCAAGTTGTTGGAAAACAAGACCAGTCTAGGGACTATCTCATTTTCTCTAAACGACGCAGTAGCGAAATTACCGACACTTTGAATCGGATAATTGAAGAGTATTATTTAAAAAAAGATTTTTCAAACGCTATAATTCAGTCCTATCTATCCATCTTATTAGTTCAACTAGTCCGTAAGTATCCCCTAAATGGACCACATCAAGCCAGCAAACGACGATTAATGGCAATTAAAATTCTTAAGGATATTGCTACTGAATATAAAACAATTAACTTAACCACACTGGCTACTCGCTATAACTACAATAAAAATTATCTTAGTAATATGTTCAAACAAGAAGTTGGTAAGCCATTCAGTGAGGTCCTAACTCGTCAACGTTTAATTCAGGCCAGGACTCTAATCACGTCTAGCTCAGCGCCCATCGCTACTATCATGGAACAAGTCGGTATTTCTAATAAAACCTTTTTTTATAAAAAGTATCAAGAGTATTACCATTCTGTTCCCAGTGCCGATCGCTAA
- a CDS encoding YueI family protein, with product MSTAEQNLDPHLQNAIWGLPLLRPDEQHRCLGTFYERIDLKITFEQALQRDFSQELLLTIQQHPERMLLLHGKLDADILGRYVKLAHQTAINFAIKSDIFYHHDRNSVAIILCANTNIDYQKTDITQRFPTPVKPKIIKKHHWFT from the coding sequence ATGTCAACAGCTGAACAAAATCTCGATCCACATCTTCAAAATGCAATCTGGGGGTTACCACTATTACGCCCAGACGAACAGCATCGTTGCTTAGGTACCTTTTATGAGCGAATTGACTTGAAAATTACATTTGAGCAAGCCTTACAGCGAGATTTTTCCCAAGAACTACTACTAACTATTCAACAACATCCAGAACGCATGTTATTACTACATGGTAAACTTGATGCTGATATTTTAGGTCGTTATGTTAAGTTAGCTCACCAAACTGCGATTAATTTCGCCATTAAATCTGACATTTTCTATCACCATGACCGCAATAGCGTTGCAATCATTCTTTGTGCCAATACCAATATTGATTACCAAAAAACTGACATCACGCAACGTTTTCCAACCCCAGTTAAACCAAAAATCATCAAAAAACATCATTGGTTTACTTAG
- a CDS encoding DeoR/GlpR family DNA-binding transcription regulator, with protein MSNRDDRLVQILRILKKHPRISVKRLIDLTSESISTMRRDLIILEQSGRIKRTFGMVSLLQDTNIEFASPFRRREHIAEKKVICRLLAKVIQDNQAMFIDSSTTAAHLPNYLMDYQNLNIITNNLQFTVAANSMTNLNVFLTGGQLRANSDSILGSHTLQDIAMFRPQLAIMSCSTLDISGAYMADVEQATIKRQMVENARESILLADHTKFRHDNSDYIKLAELSAWSILITDKKPDKLFIEKMKINDVRVMFPGS; from the coding sequence ATGAGTAATAGAGATGATCGATTGGTTCAAATATTGAGGATACTAAAAAAGCATCCAAGAATTAGTGTTAAGCGATTAATTGATTTGACAAGTGAAAGTATTTCGACAATGCGTCGGGATCTGATTATCTTAGAACAATCTGGACGAATAAAAAGAACTTTTGGTATGGTATCGTTATTGCAAGATACTAATATTGAGTTTGCATCACCATTTCGGAGGCGTGAGCATATTGCTGAAAAAAAGGTTATCTGTCGTCTATTAGCTAAAGTAATTCAAGATAATCAAGCAATGTTTATTGATTCAAGTACAACTGCGGCGCATTTACCGAATTATTTGATGGACTATCAAAATTTAAATATTATTACGAATAATTTGCAGTTTACAGTGGCTGCCAATTCAATGACAAATTTAAATGTATTTTTAACTGGTGGGCAATTACGTGCTAATTCTGATTCGATATTAGGCAGTCATACACTTCAAGATATCGCAATGTTTCGCCCACAACTTGCAATTATGTCATGCAGTACCTTAGATATTTCGGGAGCCTATATGGCAGATGTTGAACAAGCAACTATTAAGCGGCAAATGGTGGAAAATGCGCGTGAAAGTATATTGTTAGCAGATCATACTAAGTTTCGACATGACAATTCAGATTATATTAAACTGGCTGAATTATCGGCATGGTCAATTTTAATAACTGATAAAAAGCCCGATAAACTATTCATTGAAAAGATGAAAATAAATGATGTTAGGGTTATGTTTCCAGGATCATGA
- a CDS encoding PTS sugar transporter subunit IIA — MDYQTMLKPELIFLNVDAEDRIDLYQQVAKELLKLGYVKDSYESALNQREDEFPTGVVSDLISIALPHANPENIYKPFVCVVTTRKPIPMLQMGYNTEEQAKVFFFLGITHADDQLILLQKFMALIQDPIFVKHLDKIHDNAEMFTYLTKEFK, encoded by the coding sequence ATGGATTATCAAACAATGCTTAAACCAGAGTTAATTTTTTTAAATGTTGATGCTGAGGATCGAATTGATTTATATCAGCAAGTAGCAAAAGAGCTATTGAAACTAGGCTATGTAAAAGACTCTTATGAATCTGCATTAAACCAACGCGAAGATGAATTTCCAACTGGTGTAGTGAGTGATCTAATTTCAATCGCCTTACCACATGCCAACCCTGAAAACATTTATAAACCGTTTGTATGCGTCGTAACTACTCGAAAACCGATTCCAATGCTTCAAATGGGCTACAATACCGAAGAGCAAGCCAAAGTATTCTTCTTTTTAGGAATTACCCACGCTGATGATCAACTGATTCTCTTACAAAAATTCATGGCTCTAATTCAAGATCCAATCTTCGTAAAACATCTTGATAAAATCCATGACAATGCTGAAATGTTCACTTACTTGACCAAAGAATTCAAATAG
- a CDS encoding PTS sugar transporter subunit IIB, with product MAKIIVACGSGVASSELVVKHISDFFEDHHITGVEVEATDFKKLPDILANYDIYVWIARPSEEIQQIVDDKNIASVNGLPIFTGQKPEISYKAIITALKRMQS from the coding sequence ATGGCAAAAATTATTGTTGCTTGTGGAAGTGGCGTCGCTTCAAGCGAGTTAGTTGTTAAGCATATTTCAGATTTTTTTGAAGATCATCACATAACAGGTGTCGAAGTCGAAGCTACTGACTTTAAAAAATTACCAGATATTTTGGCCAACTATGATATCTATGTTTGGATTGCACGTCCAAGCGAAGAAATTCAGCAAATTGTTGACGATAAAAATATTGCTTCAGTCAATGGACTACCAATTTTCACTGGACAAAAACCAGAGATTTCCTACAAGGCTATTATTACTGCCTTAAAAAGAATGCAATCTTAA
- a CDS encoding PTS galactitol transporter subunit IIC, with protein sequence MDVLKTIVNYVLNLGAPVFVPLIMFILATIAGLKLKKSVLAALTLGVAFSGMTLVVNYMMDSISPAAKAMSKVFHLSLNAIDAGWTGVAAITWSYKSAFLFFPLLLAINFIMLTFNWTKTLNVDMWNVWNKIFTYVVVLYFTHNAFYGFLVAGLQIVLELKAGDMWQRHIEDLTGMPGVTVPHFVTLFAVILQPLNKLLDFIPAMNRPFDSAALQKKIGVFGDNTVMGAIIGVLLGFGAGYSVSGSLNLAIEAATAMTLFPMISKLFMQALSPIADAMSDFMKKHFNGREFFIGLDWPILAGRNELWVTVVILVPIMLIFAMILPGNTVLPFAGIINLSFVVAALLLTGANLLRMLVLGVITTPIFLYGATYFAPVITNLARTTGTVKVRAGQQLSWSTFEGPDFRLFFAKAFTGEWWAIALVILWLLGFVWLYIDQNKLKLPSQRYTTGNSSPVSVTTTTSNISTADVNLDDLDGLDFGTTSHNKKATSEKQASNLNDVDNMDFSHASKQK encoded by the coding sequence ATGGATGTGTTAAAAACAATCGTTAATTACGTTTTAAATCTCGGAGCACCGGTCTTTGTACCGCTAATTATGTTTATTCTAGCTACAATTGCCGGCCTAAAACTCAAAAAATCAGTTTTAGCCGCATTAACTTTAGGGGTCGCCTTCAGTGGCATGACTTTAGTCGTTAACTATATGATGGATTCAATTTCACCAGCTGCTAAAGCAATGTCTAAAGTTTTCCATCTAAGCTTAAATGCCATTGATGCTGGATGGACCGGTGTTGCTGCAATTACTTGGTCATATAAATCAGCATTTTTATTCTTCCCATTATTACTTGCAATTAATTTCATCATGCTAACTTTTAATTGGACAAAAACGTTAAACGTTGATATGTGGAACGTTTGGAATAAAATTTTTACTTATGTAGTTGTTTTATATTTTACTCACAATGCCTTCTACGGATTTCTAGTTGCCGGTCTCCAAATTGTACTTGAACTCAAAGCCGGTGACATGTGGCAGCGACACATTGAAGATCTTACTGGAATGCCTGGAGTTACCGTCCCACATTTTGTCACTTTGTTTGCTGTTATTTTACAACCATTGAACAAATTACTCGATTTCATTCCAGCCATGAATAGACCTTTTGATTCAGCTGCGCTACAAAAGAAAATTGGCGTCTTTGGTGATAACACCGTCATGGGAGCCATTATCGGAGTATTGCTTGGCTTTGGCGCCGGGTACTCGGTGTCAGGCTCATTAAACTTAGCTATTGAAGCTGCAACTGCAATGACCTTATTCCCAATGATTTCAAAGCTCTTTATGCAAGCGCTGTCACCAATTGCTGATGCGATGAGTGATTTTATGAAAAAACATTTCAATGGTCGTGAATTCTTTATTGGTTTAGATTGGCCAATTTTAGCTGGACGTAACGAACTCTGGGTAACAGTCGTTATTTTAGTACCAATTATGCTAATTTTCGCCATGATCCTTCCAGGAAATACCGTCTTACCTTTTGCCGGCATTATTAACCTTTCCTTTGTGGTTGCAGCACTCCTACTGACGGGGGCTAATTTACTACGTATGTTGGTTCTTGGTGTTATTACTACACCCATCTTTCTGTATGGTGCAACCTACTTTGCACCAGTTATTACCAATCTTGCAAGAACTACTGGAACGGTTAAAGTTCGTGCAGGCCAACAATTATCTTGGTCGACTTTTGAAGGCCCGGACTTTCGATTATTCTTTGCTAAAGCTTTTACTGGTGAATGGTGGGCCATTGCTCTAGTTATTCTTTGGTTATTAGGCTTTGTCTGGCTATATATTGATCAAAACAAGCTTAAATTACCTAGTCAACGTTATACTACTGGCAATAGCTCACCGGTCTCAGTAACGACGACAACCTCTAATATTTCAACAGCTGATGTCAATCTTGACGACCTTGATGGACTAGACTTCGGGACTACTTCCCATAATAAAAAAGCGACATCCGAAAAACAAGCTTCCAATCTTAATGATGTTGATAATATGGATTTTAGTCATGCTTCTAAACAAAAATAA
- a CDS encoding class II aldolase/adducin family protein encodes MTEEYVFEAERRDLAMVSREMFNRKNTNIAGGNISVKITASHNIDFGRVHIKKYHDYIIMTPTFMSEAWYGKLDGAQILVVDLETGQQIDGVGRLTREINMHLEAYAANPAITVVYHSHAEESMFWATIGQDMPNVTEITAVNQSLGKIHCLPYEPACSKALADQVHTSLVDLGDAALENIFLLNSHGVLITCTDLHAATRILETVEWNAKIAYQQTVFKSLGLLKKYQSCGKNTDAFLN; translated from the coding sequence ATGACAGAAGAATATGTATTTGAAGCTGAGCGTCGTGATTTAGCAATGGTTTCAAGAGAGATGTTTAATCGTAAAAATACTAACATTGCTGGAGGTAATATTTCTGTAAAAATCACTGCCTCTCACAATATTGATTTCGGTAGAGTCCACATAAAAAAGTATCATGATTATATTATTATGACACCTACTTTTATGTCTGAAGCGTGGTATGGCAAACTAGATGGTGCTCAAATTCTAGTCGTTGATTTAGAAACTGGTCAACAAATTGATGGTGTTGGTCGATTAACTCGCGAAATCAACATGCACCTTGAAGCCTATGCCGCCAATCCAGCTATTACCGTTGTTTATCACTCACATGCTGAAGAATCAATGTTTTGGGCAACCATTGGACAAGATATGCCAAATGTTACAGAAATTACAGCTGTTAATCAGAGTCTCGGAAAAATCCACTGTTTACCTTATGAACCTGCTTGCTCCAAAGCACTAGCTGATCAAGTCCATACCAGCTTAGTTGACTTAGGTGATGCTGCTTTAGAAAACATCTTTCTATTAAATAGCCACGGTGTTTTAATTACTTGTACTGATCTACATGCAGCCACTCGTATTCTCGAAACAGTTGAATGGAATGCTAAAATTGCCTATCAACAAACCGTTTTTAAATCACTTGGCTTATTAAAGAAATATCAATCGTGTGGAAAAAATACGGATGCATTTTTAAATTAA